From Zerene cesonia ecotype Mississippi unplaced genomic scaffold, Zerene_cesonia_1.1 Zces_u003, whole genome shotgun sequence, a single genomic window includes:
- the LOC119838496 gene encoding zinc finger protein 91-like, with translation MSSDIDIEEHNVLDHPKIKTIFPDISSIKTEIVDIDDEEMLEYADDNEYLQEDMYHDDMLEDDTHGIDGIDDIHLIDPASFHHVSQNKIILGTKPVPERDPTSAHVSLIDWKYILNRHKFYCQECMILFPTQNTMDAHRMTAHSLLVAVQEYENVDEDTADPPRVNKAKKSTTKSVAALHCSGFRHNKAVKSTAKVKTDVLSASVESASSVDRSIVSIVQSASNVRGMVNLKKCPVCKCYYLSERNIRCHFMKNHGTSGLRPIDEPFSGKCSFCDYKTINFKKYNFHLQQVHNGIFKRLCAQREQFACSEHDLTFTSANALHIHRVAAHTPDDSASAVHVGVVPREILFKCDKCPNHFLASCAAFSHSVQCVKTHVEWTCAVCKRAFRSSDIQKHKLQHALFKKFNVLKISQKLTKRVACKCPQCGVLFDERTFWKCHAPHCVETASEPCAACGSNVERSFVDKHSRIHAANLKILTIEFVTGQLELKAQVTPVKPGANNEYRSVSILYYCRACKTYCHTKTQFHLTEACCDMSGVKKRTCKLCGLCFTTKTFPTHMAREHDDRNFNLGNIDFFDIKTEQRITPPLPEWKKCSQCKINFFGQRALRKHNCFEEKFKNCAKCDEGFSDLAYKLHAPFHAVHAQQKRDVEMPDLMKKYESMQSLWNIIYLCQVCGIVFDNYDKVIEHCQDHFCNMESFDVQIEKCHICNLQFDQASYRKHADIHLNPIKKSSFQILKFNYENLLNDAWFDVFKPITEEQRGHILARSAYNIDRCIRFKLEMDGFSNNTMFKCNICNNIIDKDGVLEHARNQDACARSKQRFTCMFCNLSFQNKNTKVAHERDHIGNTLKENSIRLVTFNHQNDFATNFVMCNLPRKDSLKFNWCQECNLLIKKQDYNKHLMKHKPKKVTYAVKKASKPMKMYDVYQCVHCNGTVFKFINVKRHNCPTNASYQSCKYCNLRFRKCFMAKHYAFHKIKPSFNKNTINVIPFDNGNVEMVSQIVETSPVLPRSNSILLTLYQCQKCRACVSTKSKMKSHTCVTNKKFLVPCSICRVYFRRMRFKYHENIHKLRPDITKSNIEIVKYNLPADKTVKRKLEEIVTPRKKIKVEMPPDANKTISPDPMALIYRRISVVYKCACNILFENRINLAEHMKVCRSDRNAVACNLCGLQFHQKDIQIHENTDACADSKFYLVGSVVINNKHTHDPNHWITNCSECNLYYMNVKGLKIHMAKGHLKRSISVCPQCNVLFPQKRYKEHVVKHHEKMKVRVSELNRESFDVVSIAELVKLNAKIGCPSEALSTNVKEQVVETSILYKCSDCELYFTLRKTLGYHYEKNQHDIKRFPCKYCGLNFTQILLRRHEEFEHTINDFKIVISPDVKERTFKRESLDTSSNYSFENTPVKIERIPSPLKIPKEKPMSVKVEGKFDVSTLKHRNNTAEEARIIRKLSKTPIQKLKMIYQCDICKLSFLHEDTIACHMSKGTHTSRCMPCSECGLLFTKPSLQRHTLMHHEILKFKLEDFQRRIYTSETYFYDAPIDNAIPTSSEANTAKIAIEQEIAPVIKTEAPMLYKCAHCDVYFTSHDMCWEHTNSHTPLDSTEYIGCKICDLQLLCECLGVHMRGHRENTFDIDNLVVTEYQPREHDTPLTSTYLAAEKLKSKLISTTTDCGNED, from the coding sequence AAATGCTCGAGTATGCTGATGACAATGAATATCTCCAAGAAGACATGTATCATGACGATATGCTGGAAGACGATACACACGGGATTGATGGGATCGATGACATTCATCTCATAGACCCGGCCAGCTTCCACCACGTGTCACAGAACAAAATTATCCTGGGCACGAAACCGGTGCCCGAGAGAGATCCCACGTCAGCGCATGTGTCGCTAATAGATTGGAAATATATACTCAATAGGCACAAGTTCTACTGCCAGGAGTGTATGATACTGTTCCCCACGCAGAATACGATGGATGCGCACAGAATGACAGCCCATTCGCTGTTGGTTGCGGTGCAAGAGTATGAGAATGTAGATGAGGACACAGCCGACCCGCCGAGGGTCAATAAAGCCAAGAAGAGTACAACGAAAAGCGTCGCCGCGTTACACTGCAGCGGTTTCAGGCACAACAAAGCCGTAAAAAGCACGGCCAAAGTGAAAACGGACGTGTTGAGTGCTAGTGTCGAAAGTGCATCGAGTGTCGATCGATCGATAGTGTCGATAGTGCAAAGTGCGTCGAACGTGCGCGGCATGGTGAACCTAAAAAAGTGTCCGGTCTGCAAGTGTTACTATCTAAGCGAGCGGAACATACGGTGTCACTTCATGAAGAACCACGGGACGAGTGGCCTGAGGCCGATCGACGAACCGTTCAGCGGGAAGTGCTCGTTCTGCGATTACAAAACGATAAACTTCAAGAAGTACAACTTTCACCTGCAACAAGTGCACAATGGGATATTCAAGAGGTTATGTGCACAGCGAGAGCAGTTCGCGTGCTCTGAACACGACTTGACCTTCACGTCGGCGAACGCCTTGCACATACACAGGGTGGCCGCTCATACGCCCGATGATAGTGCCTCTGCGGTACACGTGGGGGTCGTGCCGCGGGAGATTCTGTTCAAATGCGACAAATGCCCGAACCACTTCCTTGCCAGTTGCGCGGCGTTCTCCCACTCGGTGCAGTGCGTTAAGACGCACGTGGAGTGGACGTGCGCGGTGTGCAAACGCGCGTTTCGCTCCTCGGACATACAAAAGCACAAGTTGCAGCACGCGCTGTTCAAAAAGTTCAATGTTCTGAAGATTTCGCAAAAGTTGACGAAGCGGGTCGCGTGCAAGTGTCCACAATGCGGCGTGCTGTTCGACGAGCGAACCTTCTGGAAGTGTCACGCGCCGCACTGCGTTGAGACCGCGTCGGAGCCGTGCGCCGCGTGCGGTTCGAATGTCGAACGTTCGTTCGTGGACAAGCACAGCAGAATACACGCGgccaatttgaaaattttgacaATCGAATTCGTCACCGGCCAGCTGGAGCTGAAGGCACAGGTGACACCTGTCAAACCGGGCGCCAACAACGAATATAGGAGTGTGTCGATATTGTACTATTGCAGGGCGTGCAAGACGTACTGCCACACGAAAACGCAGTTCCATTTGACGGAGGCGTGTTGCGACATGTCCGGGGTCAAAAAGCGGACGTGCAAGCTGTGCGGTCTGTGCTTCACCACGAAAACATTTCCGACACACATGGCGCGAGAGCACGACGATAGGAATTTCAATTTGGGCaacattgatttttttgatataaaaacggAACAGAGAATCACTCCGCCGCTGCCTGAATGGAAAAAGTGTTCCCAGTGCAAGATAAATTTCTTCGGCCAGAGAGCGCTGCGTAAGCACAACTGTTTCGAAGAGAAATTCAAAAACTGCGCTAAATGCGACGAAGGGTTTAGCGATTTGGCGTATAAACTGCACGCCCCGTTTCACGCCGTTCACGCGCAGCAGAAACGAGACGTGGAAATGCcggatttaatgaaaaaatacgaATCGATGCAGTCTCTGTGGAATATCATTTATCTGTGCCAAGTCTGCGGCATAGTATTCGATAACTACGACAAAGTAATAGAGCATTGTCAGGATCATTTTTGCAATATGGAAAGTTTCGATGTTCAAATCGAAAAGTGTCATATATGCAATCTTCAGTTTGACCAGGCGTCGTATAGAAAACACGCCGATATCCATCTGAATCCGATTAAGAAGAGCTCCTTTCAAATACTCAAGTTTAATTATGAGAATCTACTAAACGATGCATGGTTTGATGTATTCAAGCCAATAACGGAGGAACAGAGGGGCCATATACTAGCAAGAAGCGCATATAATATAGACAGATGTATCAGGTTCAAATTAGAAATGGACGGGTTTTCGAACAACACAATGTTCAAATGCaacatatgtaataatataatcgatAAGGATGGTGTGCTAGAACACGCTAGAAATCAAGATGCATGCGCGCGGAGCAAGCAACGGTTTACTTGCATGTTTTGCAATCTGTCATTTCAGAATAAAAACACGAAAGTGGCGCACGAACGCGACCATATCGGCAATACACTGAAAGAGAACTCCATTCGTCTCGTCACCTTCAACCACCAAAACGATTTCGCTACGAACTTCGTGATGTGCAACCTGCCAAGAAAGGACAGTTTGAAGTTCAACTGGTGCCAAGAATGCAACCTTTTGATCAAAAAGCAAGACTATAATAAACACCTCATGAAACACAAACCGAAAAAGGTCACATATGCGGTAAAAAAAGCCAGCAAACCAATGAAAATGTACGATGTATACCAATGCGTGCATTGCAACGGCACGGTCTTCAAATTTATCAACGTGAAACGGCACAACTGCCCGACAAATGCGTCCTACCAGTCGTGCAAATATTGCAATCTAAGATTTAGGAAGTGCTTCATGGCGAAACATTACGCGTTTCATAAAATCAAGCCCAGTTTCAATAAGAATACCATCAATGTTATACCATTTGATAATGGTAATGTCGAAATGGTATCTCAAATAGTGGAGACCTCACCGGTTTTACCGAGGAGCAACAGTATATTATTGACCCTGTACCAGTGTCAGAAATGTCGAGCGTGCGTTAGCACCAAGTCCAAGATGAAAAGTCACACGTGCGTGACGAATAAGAAGTTCCTGGTGCCGTGCTCTATATGCAGAGTCTACTTCCGCAGAATGCGATTTAAATATCACGAGAATATACACAAGCTTCGGCCGGACATAACAAAATCGAATATAGAGATcgttaaatacaatttacctGCGGACAAAACGGTTAAAAGGAAACTGGAAGAGATCGTGACACCCCGTAAGAAAATCAAAGTGGAGATGCCACCGGACGCGAACAAAACGATTTCCCCAGACCCCATGGCGTTGATCTATCGTCGCATTTCCGTGGTATACAAATGCGCCTGTAACATACTGTTTGAGAACAGAATTAATTTAGCTGAACACATGAAAGTATGCAGAAGTGACCGAAACGCAGTGGCGTGCAATCTATGCGGGTTGCAATTCCATCAAAAGGACATACAGATACACGAGAATACGGATGCTTGCGCGGACAGTAAATTCTACTTGGTCGGCTCGgtcgtaataaataataaacacacgCACGACCCCAATCATTGGATAACCAACTGCTCCGAGTGTAACTTGTACTATATGAACGTCAAAGGTCTGAAAATACACATGGCCAAGGGACACTTGAAACGGTCGATTAGCGTTTGCCCACAGTGCAATGTCCTATTCCCTCAAAAGCGCTATAAGGAGCATGTGGTCAAACATCATGAAAAAATGAAAGTTCGTGTGTCAGAGCTCAATAGAGAGAGTTTCGATGTAGTTTCTATCGCTGAATTGGTAAAGCTCAACGCGAAGATCGGTTGTCCGAGTGAGGCGCTTTCGACTAACGTGAAAGAGCAAGTTGTTGAAACCTCAATATTGTACAAGTGCTCGGACTGCGAGTTGTACTTTACTCTTAGGAAAACCCTCGGTTATCATTACGAAAAGAATCAGCACGATATAAAAAGGTTTCCCTGCAAGTATTGTGGGTTGAATTTCACTCAGATATTGTTGAGACGTCACGAGGAATTTGAGCATACGATCAACGACTTCAAAATTGTAATCAGCCCCGATGTTAAAGAACGGACGTTCAAAAGGGAGTCACTCGATACCTCGTCGAATTATAGTTTTGAAAATACACCGGTGAAAATCGAAAGGATACCATCACCGCTGAAGATTCCTAAGGAAAAGCCTATGAGCGTGAAAGTTGAAGGAAAATTCGATGTGTCTACGCTGAAACATAGAAACAACACCGCCGAAGAGGCGCGCATTATCCGAAAATTGTCTAAAACTCCGatacaaaaattgaaaatgatcTACCAGTGTGATATATGCAAGCTCAGTTTCCTCCACGAAGACACAATAGCCTGCCATATGAGCAAAGGCACACACACATCGAGATGCATGCCTTGTTCAGAGTGTGGGCTGCTGTTTACAAAGCCGAGCTTACAACGGCACACGCTAATGCACCACGAGatcttaaaattcaaattggaAGACTTTCAAAGGAGGATCTATACGTCGGAAACCTATTTCTACGATGCGCCCATAGACAATGCGATACCAACATCGAGTGAGGCGAACACAGCGAAAATAGCCATAGAGCAGGAAATTGCACCTGTTATAAAAACGGAAGCGCCGATGTTGTACAAATGTGCTCACTGTGACGTTTACTTTACGTCACATGACATGTGCTGGGAGCACACCAACAGCCACACGCCGCTGGACTCCACAGAGTATATAGGCTGTAAAATATGCGACCTGCAATTACTCTGCGAATGTCTGGGCGTTCATATGCGCGGGCATAGAGAAAACACGTTCGACATCGACAATTTGGTTGTTACGGAGTACCAACCCCGGGAGCACGATACGCCATTAACAAGCACCTACTTGGCTGCTGAGAAGTTGAAGTCGAAATTGATAAGCACCACCACCGATTGTGGGAATGAAGACTGA